TCAAAATAATACTACTCAATAACGGCGGTGGCGGTATTTTCAGGATATTACCAGGGCATAGCGAAACACCTGTATTTAATACTTATTTTGAGACTTCGCACTGCTTTACAGCAGAACATTTGGCAAAAATGTATGGTTTTGATTATTATACTGCAAGCGATGAAGCTACGTTAACAGCTACTTTATTAAAGTTTATACAAGCCAATGGTAAACCACAATTACTGGAAGTATTTACGCCCACGCTGGATAACGATAAGATATTATTACAATATTTTAAGGAGTTGGTGTAATACCCATTATCCTATCATTCTTTGTACCTTTACCGCCATAAAATACAGCCATGATTGAACTAGGAAAATACAATACCTTAAAAATAGCGCGCGATACCCAAGTAGGGCTTTACCTTACCGATGGTAATGAAGATATACTACTACCTAATAAATACGTACCAAGAGAATTTGAAATAGGAGAGGAGCTCATTGTTTTTGTATACCTCGATCATGAGGAACGCCTTGTAGCCACTACACTAGAGCCCTATATTTATTTAAATGAATTTGCATTACTACGTGTAAGTTACATTAACAAATTTGGTGCATTTATGAACTGGGGTTTGGAAAAAGACTTGTTTGTACCTTTTAGAGAGCAAGCACGCCCTATGGAAGAAGGAAAGCGCTACTTGGTGTACATGTATCTTGATGATAAGACCAACAGGCTAGTAGGCACAAGTAAAATAAATAAATTTCTGGATAACGAAGCATTAACCGTTGAAGAAGGCGAGGAGGTTGATCTTATTATTTCGCACATTACCGATATGGGTATTAATGTAATTATTAATGAACAGCATAAAGGGTTAATGTACAGGGATGAGGTGTATGAAGATTTGCGTACTGGCGACAGAATGAAAGGCTACATTAAACAAATTCGTACTGATAATAAAATAGACGTGAGTTTGCAAAAACAAGGCTACGAAAATGTAGAGCCTAATGCCGAAAAAATATTGGATGAGTTAAGAGCAAGTAGAGGTTTTTTGCGTTTAAACGATAAAAGCCATCCAGAAGATATTAAAACGGTGCTAAAAATGAGCAAGAAAACATTTAAAAAAGCCATTGGCAGCCTTTACAAACAAAAACAAATCGAAATTAAAGAAGACGGTATTTATCTTGTAAAGTAGATGAGTAATAAAGAGTTTCTTAAAGTATTAGTTATTAGGATAGTGTTACCTGTATTTTTAGTATATATAGTAAACTATCTAACTGAAAAGTATAATATTAAGCTACTTCCGAAGCTAGAAAGGAAAGACGTTTATGCTATTTTAGTGCTAGTTGTTCTCTTCTATTCAGTTAAGGGTATTATTCAGATGGTAAAAGCAGAAATAGAACGTAAAAAAGCTGATAACCAGTAAATACTAATTATCTCCATTTTTTAATGGGATACGAGCCAAACTCGGGAGCTAACTTGTAAACACCATACGGTTTTTTAGAAAACTTGTTGGATAAAGCTATAATAGCAACAGTATCCTTTTTTAAGGTTATGTAGGACGAAGTATTACCATGCCACCAACCATTATGGTAAGCCATTTTTTCTCCACTCTTCCATTCGTTTAGTCGAATGCCCAAACCATAGTTTTTAATACCGCGTCTTTCGTAACTATACCCTTTATAAATCTGTTCTGTTAATTCGGGGCTTAAAAAATCGTCAGAATACGTAGCAAGATCAAATTTTAATAAATCGCGCGGTGTAGAATAAATGTTCTTATCGCCGTATATATTATCTAAAAAATCAAAATCGTAAAGTACATTATTCCCTTTGTATGACATACTAGCAGACTCTTTATGCTTATCATAATCAAAAACATAGGTATCGTTCATGCCCAACGGCTTAAACAAAATCTCCTGCATAGCATCCCTGTAATTCATTCCTGTAAGTTTCTCAATAACAAGTGCTAGCATAGCATAATTGGTGTTACAATAGCCAAATTTTCTGTCAGGACGGAAATACAAATCTATTTTGTGCGTTGCCATCAAATCCAAAATATCTTTGTTGGTAAGCATGCTACCATCCCATATTTTTTCGTCGTAGGTAAAATATTCATACTTAGGTAAACCGCTACGGTGTGTAAGTAGCATTTTAACCGTTATGTTATCATACGGAAATGTTTTTAATACTGTATTTACTTTTTGGTCGAGTTGCAGTTTGCCCTCATCAATAAGTTTCAATACAACAGTAGCTGTAAGCACTTTACTAACCGATGCCACGTGCAATGCCGTCCGCGAATCTATTTTTTGTTTTGTATTTTTATTGGCAAGTCCGCCGTAGCTTTCGTATAAAATTTCTCCATTTTTGGCAACCAAAAAACCACCGCTCAGGTCATTCCTGCGCCATGTTTTTTTAACAAAACGTTCAATTTTACTTATTTTCAGGTTTTTATAGGCAGTACTTACTTTGTTAAGTTTTGTTCTTAGCGGCGACAATCGAGGCATTGTATCTACAACCTTTGCCGCAGGTATATGCTCGGCAAACATTGGTTTTTCCTCCTTACAAGAGAATAAAAGTACTATAAATATGTAGGGTAATATTTTCGTAAACTTCATTATATAATAATATACAAAGTCGCAAATATAACTAACTCAGTCTTTTCTGACGGACTTTTTTTCAAGGTTTAACAATTTAAAGCGTAAATAACGAACTTACTTTGTAGTAATCTTTTGAATAAAAGAGCATTATACCATCTAAAATTTCATTGTGCTTATTTTTATTGAGGTATCCGAAAAATGGCTTATTTTTACAATAAATTAGCAATAACCATGAGTACAATTAATTGGAAAACCGTAAAAGAATTTGAAGATATAACCTATAAAAAATCCAATGGTGTAGCCCGTATTGCATTTAACCGCCCCGATGTACGTAATGCATTCCGCCCAAAAACAACAAGCGAACTTTTTGAGGCTTTTTTAGATGCCCGCGAAGATACTTCTATTGGTGTAGTATTGCTTTCTGCCGAAGGACCATCCTCTAAAGATGGCGTATATTCCTTTTGTAGTGGTGGCGACCAAAAAGCACGAGGCGACCAAGGTTATGTAGGAGATGACGGTATGCACCGCCTTAATATATTAGAGGTACAACGCCTTATTAGGTTTATGCCCAAAGTAGTTATTGCTGTAGTGCCAGGTTGGGCAGTAGGTGGGGGGCATAGCCTCCATGTAGTGTGCGACCTTACATTAGCCAGTAAGGAACATGCTATATTTAAACAAACCGATGCTGATGTTACCAGTTTTGATGGTGGATATGGCTCGGCATACCTTGCTAAAATGGTAGGACAAAAGCGGGCTAGAGAGATTTTCTTTTTAGGAAGAAATTATTCGGCACAAGATGCCTACGAGATGGGTATGGTTAATGCTGTTATACCA
The Flavobacterium litorale genome window above contains:
- a CDS encoding CvfB family protein — its product is MIELGKYNTLKIARDTQVGLYLTDGNEDILLPNKYVPREFEIGEELIVFVYLDHEERLVATTLEPYIYLNEFALLRVSYINKFGAFMNWGLEKDLFVPFREQARPMEEGKRYLVYMYLDDKTNRLVGTSKINKFLDNEALTVEEGEEVDLIISHITDMGINVIINEQHKGLMYRDEVYEDLRTGDRMKGYIKQIRTDNKIDVSLQKQGYENVEPNAEKILDELRASRGFLRLNDKSHPEDIKTVLKMSKKTFKKAIGSLYKQKQIEIKEDGIYLVK
- a CDS encoding serine hydrolase domain-containing protein — protein: MKFTKILPYIFIVLLFSCKEEKPMFAEHIPAAKVVDTMPRLSPLRTKLNKVSTAYKNLKISKIERFVKKTWRRNDLSGGFLVAKNGEILYESYGGLANKNTKQKIDSRTALHVASVSKVLTATVVLKLIDEGKLQLDQKVNTVLKTFPYDNITVKMLLTHRSGLPKYEYFTYDEKIWDGSMLTNKDILDLMATHKIDLYFRPDRKFGYCNTNYAMLALVIEKLTGMNYRDAMQEILFKPLGMNDTYVFDYDKHKESASMSYKGNNVLYDFDFLDNIYGDKNIYSTPRDLLKFDLATYSDDFLSPELTEQIYKGYSYERRGIKNYGLGIRLNEWKSGEKMAYHNGWWHGNTSSYITLKKDTVAIIALSNKFSKKPYGVYKLAPEFGSYPIKKWR
- a CDS encoding 1,4-dihydroxy-2-naphthoyl-CoA synthase, translating into MSTINWKTVKEFEDITYKKSNGVARIAFNRPDVRNAFRPKTTSELFEAFLDAREDTSIGVVLLSAEGPSSKDGVYSFCSGGDQKARGDQGYVGDDGMHRLNILEVQRLIRFMPKVVIAVVPGWAVGGGHSLHVVCDLTLASKEHAIFKQTDADVTSFDGGYGSAYLAKMVGQKRAREIFFLGRNYSAQDAYEMGMVNAVIPHAQLEETAYQWAQEILEKSPTSIKMLKFAFNATDDGMVGQQVFAGEATRLTYMTEEAKEGRDAFLEKRKPNFKNIKWIP